AATACCTGGCGTGTCTAAAAGTTCTAACTCCGTTCCTGAGCGTAGCCATTGTTGTCCTTTGGTAACACCAGGTTTATTACCTGTTTGCGCTATTTTTTTCCCTACTAATCGATTCATAAGTGTTGACTTTCCAACATTTGGGATTCCAATACACATCGCACGAATCGCACGAGGTTTCAATCCTTTTGACCGTTCACGTTCGATTTTTTCCTTCAAAGCCTTTTTGGCTTCTGGAACAATTTTATTGACTCCTTTATTCTGCTGAGCATTGATAATCAGAGTATGATAACCTTTTTCTTGAAAATAATGTTGCCATTTTTGATTCTGTTCTTTATCTGCCAGATCTCCCTTATTCAATAAGATCAATCGAGGCTTTTGCTGAACGATTTGATCCATCATTGGATTGCGGGAAGAAAGCGGCAATCGTGCATCAATTAGTTCGAATACGATATCTACGTATTTTATTTTTTCAGATACTTCTCTTCTGGCTTTTGCCATATGTCCTGGAAACCACTGTATTGTCATTTTATCACCTATCTTGGTATAAATTTCATATGTGAAAATGGGTAGTACACAAACTGAGCTTTGCCTAAAATATATTTACTTTCCACTGCTCCGAAAGAACGGCTATCTTTGGACATCCGGCGGTTATCACCTAGCACAAAGTAATGATCTTCTGGAAGAACCTTTTCTGTAATTAAATCACTTAAATCAAAATTAGTCGTATAAGGAACTGTTTCATGATCTTTTTTCAAATTTTTCTCTAAAAAAGGTTCTTCTACAGGCTTTTCATTCACATAAAGTTGATCATTCTCATAACGAATTGCGTCACCAGGCAATCCAATGATCCGCTTAATATAAATCGATCCGTTCGGTAATTTGAAAACAACTACATCAAACCGCTTGATAGATGTAAATTTTTCCATTACGATCATATCGCCCTGATTTAGTGTTTTTGCCATGGAACTTCCATCGACCGGAACAGGAATCAAAAAAAAGCCTCTTAAAATAAATACTAAGACAACAGAAGGAATGAGTAATTTCATGAAAGAAATAAAATAACCGACATAATTTTTCTTTTGAACCATTTTTCCCATCCTTTCGTCTATCTTATTATAAAGGAAGAACATTAGAAAAAGCGACTATTTTTATTGAAAAAAATGAATCCTTTTGTAAAATAGAGAAAAGGTGTGAAAACGGTAGAATATCGTTTGATAGCTCTGCCAAATTCACACCATCGCTTTTATTCTTTGTTCGTTTCTTTTTGTAATTCTTTGATCCCTAAATCATATGCTCGATCATTTTCAACAATTTTTTTCCCTACTTCTTTTTCGATACAATCAGCAGTTTCATTATCTACTTCACCAGTAGCGGGAAGCTCATTCTCAGTTTGAATCGCAGCAACAGCATTTTTCGTCTCTTCAGAAAAATCACTGCTTTCAGCATTTACTTCATATCCTAAAGCCTTTAATAAAGCATTGAGGTTTTTGACAACTGAAGAAGAGTCGCCTATTTTCAATGTTTTGTCTCTAGAAATCGGAGCGAGATAGGCATAATCAGGGTAATCTGCTTTGATCGATGGCTCTAGTCCTTTTTCATGAATCCATTTGCCTTTTGGTGTTAGCCATTTCATCACAGTCAATTTGATCTCACTTTTGTCATTCAAATTTTTCACGGTTTGGACCGTTCCTTTGCCGAAGGTTTTCATTCCGATGATTTTTTTGTTTCCAGATTCTTTTAGAGCTGCTGCGAAAATTTCAGAAGCGCTCGCACTGCCTTCGTCCACTAAAACAACCGTCGGCTCTTTTACTTTAAAGCCGTTGTCTAATTCAGAAGATGCTTTATCCTCGCTTGTATTTCCCTGTTTATCTTCAAATTTCACAATGGTTTGACCGTCTTCTAAAAACATACTGGCCATTTGCTCCACCTGATCCAACAAGCCCCCGGGATTTTGACGTAAATCGATCATGAAGGATGTTGCCCCATCTTTTCTTAATGAGATGATCGTATCTTTCAATTCTTGGTACGTATTTTCTCCAAAAGAAGAAATTTTAATGCTGCCGATTGTTGGATTTTTTTTATCGATTTCTCCTTTAACCGTTTCGATCGGGATCGTATCTCGTTTTAATTTTAGCTCAAAGGTTTCTGAACCACGAGAGATTGTTAAACGAACCTCTGTCCCTTTTTTTCCTCGTATTTTACTCACAACTTCAGTAAGTGTTTTCCCTTGGGTTTCCTCATCATCTACTTTGATGATCTGATCGTTTGCTTTGATACCAGCTTTTGCTGCTGGAGATCCGTCGATTGGCGCTTGAGCCACCGTAGGTAAATCATCTGTCATTGTCATCGTTGCACCAATTCCTTCAAAACTTCCGGAAAGACTTTGGTCCAGTTCATCTGCCTCTGGTTCATTTAAATAACTGGAATAGGGATCATCTAAAGCTTCTGTCATTCCCTTTAGTGCACCGTCTACTAATTTTTCTTCATCGACTTTTCCGACGTAATTAGCGACAATTTCGTTGTAAAGGGCATCAACTTTTTTTAGCTCATTGCTTTGCATTGGTCGATCAGCAAGTTGCTTTTTATATTGATAATCAAAATAGATATAACTACCACTTCCAACAAGAAACGCGACACATAAAATTGAAATTATGTACTGATAATAGGGCACTTGTCGTTTTTCTTTCATAGCGTTCTCTCCTCCTGCTAATTTATCACTGCATGCATTCCAGTTTAACACGAAAAAAAAGCAAGGAAAAGGTTTCCCCGCTTTTTATTTGTTGTTTTCTAAGTATTTTTCCCACAACTCGTCAAAAATGAACATGTTGCTTACGTAGTCAACATTCATTTCTAAATAGCTGGATATTTCATGATAATCCTCTGATTGCTTCGGAAATTGAATATCTTTTGCAGCATCATTGGCAAACTGACTTTCTGCAGTTTTTTTAGGTGCTCTTAAAGTCATTAAATAATGGTAGAAACTTCTTCTCATAGACTCACCAATTTTCTTTTATAAAATTTGCTCGATTTGCATGAGCATCGTCATAGCGTTCAGGATTCTTTTGATAAAAATCTTGATGATAGTCTTCTGCAGGATAAAAAGTGACAGCCGGCTCGATTTTTGTAACTATAGGATCATCAAAGCGTCCGCTTTCCGCTAATGCTTTTCGACTTTGCATCGCAATCTCTTTTTGCTCATTTGTAGTGTAAAAAATCACTGGACGATAATTGTCTCCACGGTCTTCAAATTGACCAAGAGCATCAGTAGGATCTGTTTGCTGCCAATAGATCTCTACTAATCGTTCATAGGACATGATTTCAGGATCAAACTCGATCTCGACTGCTTCCGTATGTCCAGTGGTATGACTTAAAACTTGCTCATAAGTGGGATTAGGTACATGACCACCTGTGTATCCAGATGTAACTGAAAGAATGCCAGGTTGGGTATCGAATGGCTGGATCATACACCAAAAACAACCCCCAGCAAATATTGCTTTTTCACTCATAATTAATCCTCCTTACTTGAAGTATCTTTTGGTAGATAGATGTTCATACGTATATCATCGTCCACTAAATTGATTTTTTCCGCTCGAATAAATAGACCATTCTGCATTCTAAACTGATCTAAACGCAATAAAATGGTGCTGTCATCTGGATTTACTTCTACCCAGCTTGGCAGCTTATAGTCCCTCTGAACAAACTTCAAAATCTCTTTTATTGGTAAACCTAACGTTCCAATAGATAAACTTTTAGCCTTTAGTTGAACATTGCCATCATCCATCACAAATGGATCGAAGTAAAGATTGAATTCAATCGGATAGCCTAGAACTTTAAAAGTTCCGTTCAACATAGCTTCGTTTTCTAAATAAAATTTGTAAGTAATATCAGAATCCTTTTGAAAATCACTAAGGTAAAAATCAATCAGCGCGTTTACCTGTTTTTTATTTGATTGGATAGCAATCACTGGCGTTCCGTCTTTAGCAACCAATTCAGGAATCGGTTTATAATTAGGTTCGCGAACTTGAGTGATCCTTACAAAAATAAAAGCAAAACAGGCAATAATAGTACCAACTAAAACAAGAAAAGCAATCTTCCAACGATTCATTGGAGGCTGTCCCTCTTTTTTAGGTTTTCTCCGCTTAGCATCTCTTTCCTTCTTAGAAGTTTCTTGCTCATTGTTCATTTTGTTCACTCACTTCCTTTTTCCAGCCATTTATTATTTGTTTTGACCATTTCATCACGAATCGCACTTGCCATAAGTTGATAGCCCAAATTATTTGGATGGAATCGATCTTCTTCGTACAAAGCATTATTCTTAATATCTCGATTTTCACTTGATGAAGCTGTCTGATCAGCACTAACGATACCAACTTGGTCATCCATCCCTTTATATAATAAATCATTGATAGGAATAAAGTAAGAATTTCCCTCAGCTTCAACGATTTCCTTTGTTCCCTCATTCCAATTATCTACGATATCTTGCATCTCAGTGATTTCAGGAAAATAGAGATAAAATGGGTTATAAATTCCGACTACATAAATAGGTGCGTCTGGATTGTATTTACGGATCTCCGCAAGTAATTGCTCCACTTGATTTTGGTATTTTTTAAGTGGCTTTTTAAACGACTCCTCTGTCAAACTAAAAATATCGCCTTTAATGACTTTCATCAAATCGTTGCCGCCAACAGTTAAAGAAATCAAATCGGCAGAAGCTAATCCTGTCTGGATCTCCTCTTTTTTCTTGATTCTTTTAAGGATCTGGTCACTACGGTCGCCATTTTTACCAAAATTATCTGTCTGAACACCGTTCAAATGATATTCTTCTTGTAAGTCGTTGGCAACTAACGGAACAAAACCGCCTGAGTTAGTTAAATCGCCGATTCCTTCAGTTAGTGAATCGCCTATCGCTGCATAATGGATCACTTCTTTTGTTGCACTTTTTTCTGTTTTTTGAGCACCCGTTCCTAAAATCGGTTTAGCTTTAGGGATTGTGATCAACAGGAGCAAGAAAACACCGATGATCGTGGCAAAGAAAATGGCAAAGCTTCGCCAGTTTTTTTGAAAAAAGTCGTTCATTCTATCCCTTCCTTTACATAAATCAAATGAGGTAAGTAAACTACCTCCGAACGATTATTTAAAATTACTATTAACCGCTATGATACACAAAATCATACTAATTTTCTATGCTTTTGTACAACTTTCATCAGAAAACTAGAAAAAAGTGACTGAGCGATAACTTGTCCAGTTATTCCTCAGTCACAAATTTTTTGAAAGGATACAGCATCAAAAAATTGTTCATTTTACATAGTAAAAACGCTAATTTAAAACAGAGCTCAGTTTTTTCTAACTAGTCTGTATAATACATGATGGCAAAGGCACCTTTACCTGTATGCGTAGCAATGACAGGATTAGTATGCAGCACCGGAATATCCATATCAGGAAACAGTGCTTGTAAACCTTCTTTAAACCCATTCGCTAATTCTAGTCCATCAGCATGCGAAATTCCGATTTGACGTACATTAGATAACTGACTTAATTCATTTTTAAGTTCATCAAACCACTTGTTAAATGTTTTTATACCTCGGCCTTTAGCTACTGGAATCAACTCAGTATGTTCAAAATCCATGACTACCTTCATATTGAAAATATTCGACAAAAGCCCAGTTGCTCGGCTAATACGTCCACCTTTAACCAAGTTATCTAATGTAGAAATCCCGATAAATAGTTTTGTATTTTCTTTGACATGATCGATCTCAGCTAAGATCTCAGGAAGGCTGGCGCCGTTTTTAGCAAGCTTTGCTGCTTGAATCACTTGGAACGATAAGCCTTGATCTGTAAAATCACTGTCGATCACAGTTACATTGCTTGAGCTAAGATTACTGGCTTGGCGGGCAGCTTCTACAGTACCACTAAGTCCTTTAGTCATGTGTATCGAAATAATTTCACTGCCGTCAGCACCTAAACGATCATAAAGCTCTACGAATTCACCGATCGGCGGTTGGCTTGTTTTAGGTAATGCCTTCGCTGAACCCATCAGCTCCATGAAGTGTTCGCCTTCCAAATGATCATCATCAGCGTATACAACGCCGTCGATCATTACAGATAAAGGCATCATGTGAATGTCTAGATCGTCTCGCACACTTTTCAGCATTGTACATGAAGAATCCGTCACAATTTTAACATTTGTCATAATTTTATCACTCTTCCTTTAAAAACAACCCCAATTCGTGGTAAAATACTTTTGAGGCTTGAATGTCTGTTTATAGTATAACAGACAAAGAACTATTTTTCACCAAATTAAAATGAAGGAAGTTGATTTCTTGGAAAAAGCAAAATTCTCCAGAAAATACATGATTTTAAATGAAGTCCTCAACGCGGTGACTCATGGCATCGGTGCCGGATTGAGTATTGCTGGACTTGTGATTTTACTTGTCAAAGGAGCACGTCTTGGTTCAGCAGTTCATGTTGTTTCCTATGCACTCTATGGATCAACTTTGATTCTATTATTCCTGTCATCGACGTTGTTCCATAGTCTAATTTTTACACGGGCAAAGAAAGTTTTTCAGGTTTTCGATCACAGTTCGATCTTCTTATTGATTGCAGGCAGCTACACCCCCTTTTGTTTATTAAGTATCAAAGGTTGGCTTGGCTGGTTACTCTTTGTATTGATCTGGCTTATGGCGATCAGCGGTGTCGTTTATAAATCTCTCACACTGCACAAACAAGAAACAGTTAAAAATATTTCTACAGTGATTTATATTATCATGGGCTGGCTTTGTTTGACTGCAGCCAAACCCTTATATGATTCTCTAGGTTTTACAGGAACTGCATTATTAGTGGCCGGCGGTGTCTCATATACACTTGGCGCAGCCTTTTACAGTTTAAAGAGCGTGCGTTTTATGCATGTTGTTTGGCATCTGTTCGTTATGTTAGGAGCTGGCTTTATGTTTTTCTCTATTTTATTCTTCACTTAAAAACTATATATAACCTGTCTTTTATCGCCATAAATCAGAAAAGTTCTTCTTTAGCTAAAAAAGAAGAACTTTTTTTTATTTATCCCTTTACAAACCGAACAAACATTCGTATAATAACTATACAAACATTTGTTCGACAAAAAATTATGAGGTGATTAAGAATGAAAGCTATTCGTCGTGGCGGGTTATTATTTGTTGTATTGATTATTGGTATTTTCTTAGGAACATTAGGGTTACGTTCAGCTTTGCTTATTGTGACCCCTCTCTTTATTATATGGTTTATGTTATGGGATGAGAAAAGATACATTCATACTCGAAAAAAAAGTGAGCATCAACGTTATGTCTATCGGAAGTATCCATAGACATTGCACGATCAAGTTGATTTATTATGTAAAAAAGATGTTGAAGTGTAACCATAAAGGTTATTTACTTCAACATCTTTTTAATTTATCAATACTCCATCAATGTAATAATTTCATAGTCACTGATTTTGTCCCGACCATGAAGCTCCATTAATTCGATCAAAAAGGCACAGCCAACAACGATTCCACCTAAAGATTCAATCAACTCGACTGTTGCTTTGATCGTGCCACCAGTTGCTAGTAAATCATCGCAAATCAAGACACGTTGTCCTGGTTGAATTGCATCTTTATGAAGGGTCAATGTATCTGTTCCATACTCTAAATCATAAGTCACTTCGATTGTTTCGCGCGGCAGCTTCCCTTTTTTACGAACAGGAGCGAACCCTACTCCCAACTCATAAGCTACGGGACAGCCTACGATAAAGCCACGTGCTTCCGGTCCTACAACCATGTCGATTCTTTTTTCTTTTGCGTAATCGACGATTTGTTTTGTTGCTTCACGATACGCATCTCCATTTGCCATCAATGGCGAGATATCTCTGAAAACGATACCTTTTTCAGGGTAATCGGGGATACTAGCAATATAATCTTTTAAATTCATTTTTATACTTCCTCCTCATTCCACAGCCATTGTTGTAATGTCTCACGATCGCTGTATAACAAAAATTCTTCTGTTTTGATTCTTTTTAAGCGAGTTTGATAGACCTTACTTTCCGATAAAGGATGATTTTCAGGTTTTTCAACTTTTCTTAAAACACCGTTTTCTATTGTAACAAATCCCAAGTCAAAAAACACCTGAATCATAAAAATTAATAATTTTTTTTGAATATTTAAGTATTGTGCTACATTATCCAACTTATAACGAACATCCACTTGTTCTTGTTGTTTGACGAATTTAAACAATTGTGCGTATTGCTCCCTTGTACCCACACCATTTAAATAAGCTTCCTCTGGTGAGATCCCCATCAAGTATACTCGTTCAATTTGTCCCTGCAATGTAATTTGCTTGATCAGCGAAAGATCATCAGGACAATCAACAAACACTAATTGCTCTATTTGATTCGTCTTAATTGTTTCTAAAATATCTTCGATGTGACTAAACAACACTCGGTTTGCTGCTGGATCATTGATCAATTTTTGATTATTTTCATTAAAATAAATAAATAGGGTGTTAGTAACAGGTATTTCCTTTTGACGATTGTTTTTCCCTCTCAAATCAAATAACTGCATACCGTCAACTGAAAAATCATTGACCATCAATTGCGGCTTCTTATTGCCGTTCCATTCGTTGATCGATAATTGACCTGAGACATTTGTTTTCCCTTGCCCTAATTCATCGATTTGACTGCCCATCTGAAATGCAATCGCATCTAATGCTGCATTAGACTGAACTAATTGGAATTTAAGATGGCTTTTATCCGCACCGATTTGTTTGCTTTGCTCAATTGAAACATCTTCGAATAAGAAGTTAGGAACAGGATTATCTGTCCCAAATGGAGCCAAAATTTTCAATTGTTGAATAAAAGGCAGTGTAACTTCTTCTATTTTTAATGTTTCATCGATCAATAGTTCCTGTCCTTGTGAAAGATCGATTTGTTTTGCTTCAAGATAATGCATCAAATGTTCTTTTAGTTTAGAAATATTTTCGACAGGCAAAGTCATTCCTGCAGCCATGTGGTGTCCACCGAAATGTGTGAACGATTCACGAATCTCATTCAGGACATCGAACAAATTAAGTGCTGAGACACTACGCCCAGATCCTTTAGCCAATTCATTGTTCTCATCAATCGTCAAAACAATCGTTGGTTTTCCAGTATCCTGCATAATTCGACCCGCAACGATTCCCAAAACGCCTTCATGCCAACCTTTTTTTGCAAGAACATGAACAGAATCAGTAGGATCGATCAGTTCAAAGGCTTCTTTTGTAATCCTTGATACGATTTCTTTTCGTTCTTCGTTTTGGCTGTTGACGTACAGTGCAATTTCTTTGGCTTCTTCTTCATCAAAAGTAGTCATCAGCTCAACACCAGGTGCCGCATCGCCTAATCTCCCTAATGCGTTTAAACGAGGTCCAATGGTGAAGCCAATATTTTCTTCTGTGATACTTTCTTTTTTTAACTCTGCTAAATGAATCAACACATCCAAGCCAATTCGCTCGCCATTTTGAATCATTTCAAGTCCCATTTTTACAAGCACTCTGTTTTCATCTGTTAAAGAAACTAAATCAGCAATCGTGCCGATTGCAACTAGATCTAAAAACTCAACTGGCAGCTCGCCTAATAAGGCTGTAGCCACTTTAAATGCAACGCCCACTCCAGCTAAATCACTGAATGGATAAGCCCCCTTAGGATGTTTGGGATGAACAATAGCAAAAGCGTTTGGTAATTCTACCGGCAGCTCATGATGATCAGTAACAATTACATTGACTCCTTGCGTTTCAGCGTACTCAATCGCTTCATGCCCTGCCACTCCATTGTCAACCGTCACAATTAATTGAACGCCTTCTTCTATTTGCTCTTTAAAGACAGATAGATTTGGGCCATAGCCATGTTTGAAGCGATTTGGCAAGAAATAGTCTACTTCACCACCAATCAGTTCGATCGCCTCTTTCATCACAGTCGTACTTGTGATCCCGTCAGCGTCATAATCCCCGTATACCAGAATTTTTTCACCTTGAGCAACTGCATCTTGAATTCTAGTGACAGCTTTTTCCATATCGTACATCAAAAAAGGGTCGTAAAGATTTTCTATCGTTGGACGTAAAAAAGTTTCTAAGGCTTCGGCAGATTGGATCCCGCGATGCCATAGAATCTGTCCTAATAAGGGATTGATTTTTTCATTTGTTAGTATTTCTGTAAATTCTGTCGGCAACTCACTTTTCTCTTGCAATCGCCATGCATATTTTGCTTTTTTCACGTCACCACTCCTAACCAAGTAATTATAACAAATTCAAACGGAAAACTAAAGAAAGTCTCTCGTTTTATGTAAAAGAAAAACGACTGGTCAGGCTGCATGCTAAGCCATTTATCCAGTCGTCTTTAACTTATGAATTAATTATTTCTTGGTTTAGTGAAATGATCGACCCGGCTCCCAACAGATTCCGAATCAATAGGCTGAGCCGTATTTGTCGAAACTGCGGCTTCATATTTAGCTTGTAATTCTGCTAATTGATTTTCATAGCCGCGTTTAATCTCTTCCACTTCTGCCTGTGTTGCTTGCTCGCTATCATTTTTATAGGTTTCAATCGTTTTTTCAAGTTCTTTGACTTGTTTTTTTTGTTTCCACATCGTTGTTGTTGATGTCAATAGACCGATTAACGCCCCTATAATTGCCGAACCTAAAATCGTTAAGATCAAAGGACCTGATATTTTTGCAATTCCAAAATTGACAGGAACTGTCTGACTGTTCAAAACTGCAAATACCACGATAATAAGAACTAAAATAAGGCCAATCACTACCCGCCATTGATTTTTCATGGATTTCCCTCCTATTTCTTATTTAATAAGCTGCCCGCTAAAAAATCACCAATATGCGGGAATAACGTATACAAACGATATGCTCCCTCCATAACGAATGGGCGATTGATTTCTCTTTTAAAGGTACCCATCGCTGAAACGATCTCTTTCGCTAATTTATTTGGTTCTAACACAAATAAATCAACTGATGCCAGATAGTCTCCAGAAGGGTCTGCTTTATCAAAAAATTCTGTTTTGATTGGACCTGGATTAACGGTTGTTACAGAAATGCCTAAAGGTTTTAATTCTAAGCGTAAAGCATTAGAAAAACCAAGTACAGCAAATTTCGTTGCAGAATATATCGTTGATTTTGCTGTCGCCATTTTCCCTGCCATAGAAGCGACATTGATAATGTGCCCCGCTCCTCTTTCAGCCATTTGCAAAGCTACTTTTTGAGTAAAAACCATCATTCCTAAGACATTTACTTCAAACATATTTTTAGCGATAGCCAAATCCGTCTCTAAAAAGTTCTCGAAGATTCCAAAACCGGCATTGTTGACCAAAACATCGATCGGCCCAACTTCTGCTTCGATTTTTTCAAATACGGCATCTACATTATCCGGATCAGCAATATCTAGTTGAAAGGAGTATGCTTCATTCCCACTCAATTCTTCACACATTTCTTTGACTTTTCCGATTAGATTAATTCGGCGAGCGCACACTACGACGATAGCGCCTTTTTTAGCTGCTTCATAACAAATCTGTTCACCTAAACCAGCAGAACCGCCTGTTACAACAACCACTTTATTCGTTAAATCCTGTTCCTTAAACATCACTTATCCCCCTCATCCTTAAACGGTATATCGATGATATCCATATCTTTCACGATTTTTGTTTTGGGAAAAATCTCTTTGGCTTCATTTTCCAGTTGAATAATATCACCTGTTAAATAGCGAGCACTAATGTGAGTTAAAATTAATTTCTCGACATTAGCCTCTAAAGCTACTTGTGCAGCTTGATGACTTGTAGAATGGAAATAGGCTTTCGCCATTTTCTCTTCCTCTTTGTTGAACGTACTTTCGTGAACGAGAATATCGGCATGGTCAGCTAAGGAAATACTATTTTTAGTTTTTCTAGTATCACCTAAAATGGTTACCGTTCGTCCTTGTTTCTGTTCTCCAACAAAATCTTTTCCGTTGATTTCCTGTCCATCCGGCAGTGTAACTGTCTCACCACGTTTGATTTTGCCGTAGATCGGACCAGATGGGATGTTCAAGGCTTTTAGTTTTTCAACCTGTAATTCGCCCTCATGATCCGCTTCAACAATTCGAAAACCAAAACTAGCGATTCCGTGATCCAGCGGTAAACATGAAACTTTAAACTGTTTGTCGGAGAAAACAGTGCCGCCCTCTTTATCGATCTCGATAATCTTTAGTTCATAAGATAAGCGCGTTTGTGAAACTTTTAGTGCCGTACGTACAAATGAAGCAATCCCCACAGGTCCATACAGTTCTAATCGCTCATTTCCCCCCTGAAATGAACGGCTGCTCAATAGTCCAGGTAAACCAAAAATATGATCTCCGTGTAGATGAGTGATAAAGATTTTTTCGATTTTTCTTGGGCGAATATTACTTTTTAGAATTTGCAGTTGTGTGCCTTCTCCACAATCGAATAGCCAAACTGCATTTCTTTCATCTAATAGCTTTAATGCAATGCTACTGACATTGCGGTGTTTTGCTGGAACCCCAGCTCCTGTACCTAAAAATTGTAATTCCATCGGCTTCCTAACTTTCTTTAAACTTCTTCTTTATTTTAGAAGAAAGTGCTCGCTTTAGCAAATAATATTTATTTTACGGGAAAACGCAACGTTACAGTCGTTCCTTTAGGCGTGTTGTCTGTCAGTTCGATTTTCCCTTGATGTTCGTCTACGATCCATTTAGCAATCGCTAAGCCTATGCCATTTCCACCTGTTTTTCGATTCCTTGATTCTTCTCCTCGATAAAAGCGCTCAAATACAGCAGCTTTTTTATCGTCAGGGATACCGATTCCTGTATCACTGATTTTGATGATCCATTCACCATTTTTGACAGTAGAAAAAACAATGATGCGCTCTCCTGATGCGGTATATTTCAAGGCATTGTCCAAAATGATAATCAATAATTGGTGGATTCTTTTTTTATCGAAAATGAGTTGCTGCTCTTCCCCTAGATCAATCGTAAATTGCTTCTCTTCAGCAACCGCTAATTCCTGATACGGCAGCAGCAATGTATTTAGAAAATGGTTGATCTTTACAGGCGTTTTTTCCAATGTCAAAGAGTTTGAATCAGAACGGGCCAATAATAATAAATCGCTCGTCAGCTGACTCAGGCGCTGTACCTCATCCAAAGAAAGCGCGATTGTTTCAGATTCTTCAATAATCGTATGATTAGGTTTGGTAAATAATTTTTCTAATTTTGCCTGGATGATCGCAAGCGGGGTCCTCAATTCATGGGAGGCATTCTCAACAAATTCCTGTTGTTTTTTCCATGAAATCAAGATAGGCTTCATAAACCATTTTGAAAGAAAATAGCTTAATCCGATCGACAAAAGTCCAAAAATAATCATACAAATGATCAAAATTTGTTTGAATCGTTCAACTGTTCCCTTGATTGGATCTGTATTTACCAATAGCTGAATATATGCAATATCCTTTTGTCCATCCGTAGGAAGAATGATCGAGCGAAACTGTAGTGAACGGTCATTGCTGTCTTTCGTTTGAACATTAGTGATTTTATTCAAATCATCAGTAGATAGCTTTAATGCTTGAAAATCATAAAGTCGAGAACCAAGTTCCGTTTCATTCAAAATCTTCCCATCTGCCGACCAGAGAATCACTTGCTGTTGAAAATTATTTGGCGGCGGAGCATCAAGCTTTCCTAA
This sequence is a window from Enterococcus wangshanyuanii. Protein-coding genes within it:
- the trhA gene encoding PAQR family membrane homeostasis protein TrhA — encoded protein: MEKAKFSRKYMILNEVLNAVTHGIGAGLSIAGLVILLVKGARLGSAVHVVSYALYGSTLILLFLSSTLFHSLIFTRAKKVFQVFDHSSIFLLIAGSYTPFCLLSIKGWLGWLLFVLIWLMAISGVVYKSLTLHKQETVKNISTVIYIIMGWLCLTAAKPLYDSLGFTGTALLVAGGVSYTLGAAFYSLKSVRFMHVVWHLFVMLGAGFMFFSILFFT
- a CDS encoding adenine phosphoribosyltransferase; the encoded protein is MNLKDYIASIPDYPEKGIVFRDISPLMANGDAYREATKQIVDYAKEKRIDMVVGPEARGFIVGCPVAYELGVGFAPVRKKGKLPRETIEVTYDLEYGTDTLTLHKDAIQPGQRVLICDDLLATGGTIKATVELIESLGGIVVGCAFLIELMELHGRDKISDYEIITLMEY
- the recJ gene encoding single-stranded-DNA-specific exonuclease RecJ yields the protein MKKAKYAWRLQEKSELPTEFTEILTNEKINPLLGQILWHRGIQSAEALETFLRPTIENLYDPFLMYDMEKAVTRIQDAVAQGEKILVYGDYDADGITSTTVMKEAIELIGGEVDYFLPNRFKHGYGPNLSVFKEQIEEGVQLIVTVDNGVAGHEAIEYAETQGVNVIVTDHHELPVELPNAFAIVHPKHPKGAYPFSDLAGVGVAFKVATALLGELPVEFLDLVAIGTIADLVSLTDENRVLVKMGLEMIQNGERIGLDVLIHLAELKKESITEENIGFTIGPRLNALGRLGDAAPGVELMTTFDEEEAKEIALYVNSQNEERKEIVSRITKEAFELIDPTDSVHVLAKKGWHEGVLGIVAGRIMQDTGKPTIVLTIDENNELAKGSGRSVSALNLFDVLNEIRESFTHFGGHHMAAGMTLPVENISKLKEHLMHYLEAKQIDLSQGQELLIDETLKIEEVTLPFIQQLKILAPFGTDNPVPNFLFEDVSIEQSKQIGADKSHLKFQLVQSNAALDAIAFQMGSQIDELGQGKTNVSGQLSINEWNGNKKPQLMVNDFSVDGMQLFDLRGKNNRQKEIPVTNTLFIYFNENNQKLINDPAANRVLFSHIEDILETIKTNQIEQLVFVDCPDDLSLIKQITLQGQIERVYLMGISPEEAYLNGVGTREQYAQLFKFVKQQEQVDVRYKLDNVAQYLNIQKKLLIFMIQVFFDLGFVTIENGVLRKVEKPENHPLSESKVYQTRLKRIKTEEFLLYSDRETLQQWLWNEEEV
- a CDS encoding LapA family protein, whose translation is MKNQWRVVIGLILVLIIVVFAVLNSQTVPVNFGIAKISGPLILTILGSAIIGALIGLLTSTTTMWKQKKQVKELEKTIETYKNDSEQATQAEVEEIKRGYENQLAELQAKYEAAVSTNTAQPIDSESVGSRVDHFTKPRNN
- a CDS encoding SDR family NAD(P)-dependent oxidoreductase, with product MFKEQDLTNKVVVVTGGSAGLGEQICYEAAKKGAIVVVCARRINLIGKVKEMCEELSGNEAYSFQLDIADPDNVDAVFEKIEAEVGPIDVLVNNAGFGIFENFLETDLAIAKNMFEVNVLGMMVFTQKVALQMAERGAGHIINVASMAGKMATAKSTIYSATKFAVLGFSNALRLELKPLGISVTTVNPGPIKTEFFDKADPSGDYLASVDLFVLEPNKLAKEIVSAMGTFKREINRPFVMEGAYRLYTLFPHIGDFLAGSLLNKK
- the rnz gene encoding ribonuclease Z; translated protein: MELQFLGTGAGVPAKHRNVSSIALKLLDERNAVWLFDCGEGTQLQILKSNIRPRKIEKIFITHLHGDHIFGLPGLLSSRSFQGGNERLELYGPVGIASFVRTALKVSQTRLSYELKIIEIDKEGGTVFSDKQFKVSCLPLDHGIASFGFRIVEADHEGELQVEKLKALNIPSGPIYGKIKRGETVTLPDGQEINGKDFVGEQKQGRTVTILGDTRKTKNSISLADHADILVHESTFNKEEEKMAKAYFHSTSHQAAQVALEANVEKLILTHISARYLTGDIIQLENEAKEIFPKTKIVKDMDIIDIPFKDEGDK